A region from the Desulfitobacterium dehalogenans ATCC 51507 genome encodes:
- a CDS encoding XTP/dITP diphosphatase: MKVLLATQNRGKVKELQDLLSGEEIEVLSLEDLDHWEEVEETGSTFAENAAMKARIAAQRTGLVSLADDSGLEVDALQGAPGVYSARYAGEPKDDDKNNDRLLQELEGVPEEQRTGRFRCALVIAAPTGEEYLTEGTVEGRILNERRGKEGFGYDPLFYLPDFGRTMAQLNLSQKNKISHRAEAFRQAVPILKEFAQRNEKA, encoded by the coding sequence ATGAAAGTTTTGTTAGCGACACAAAATAGAGGGAAGGTCAAGGAACTTCAGGATTTACTTTCCGGAGAAGAAATTGAAGTGCTTTCCTTAGAGGATCTTGATCATTGGGAAGAGGTTGAGGAAACGGGGTCGACCTTTGCGGAGAATGCAGCCATGAAGGCAAGGATAGCTGCCCAACGTACGGGACTGGTATCTCTTGCCGATGATTCCGGTTTAGAAGTGGATGCTCTCCAAGGGGCGCCAGGGGTCTATTCGGCTCGTTATGCCGGAGAGCCCAAAGACGATGACAAAAATAATGATAGGCTCCTTCAAGAACTTGAGGGGGTGCCGGAAGAACAACGGACGGGGCGTTTCCGCTGCGCTTTGGTGATTGCCGCTCCGACAGGGGAAGAGTACTTGACGGAGGGAACGGTGGAAGGACGTATTTTAAACGAGCGTCGTGGGAAAGAGGGCTTTGGCTATGATCCACTCTTTTATTTGCCTGATTTTGGCCGGACCATGGCACAATTGAATCTAAGCCAAAAGAATAAAATCAGTCATCGGGCTGAGGCATTTCGTCAGGCTGTTCCCATACTTAAAGAGTTTGCACAGCGAAATGAAAAAGCTTAA
- a CDS encoding FAD-binding oxidoreductase produces the protein MLSQTIVDRLKEIVGEKNVVTKPTELFAYGYDGTLLSGDAMGAVFPETTDQVVELVNYMNEQDIKLVPRGAGTNVSGGTIPSEKSIVINFTRMTKVLEIDTENFVAVVEPGVVNFDLQQELEKVGFYYPPDPSSWKASTLGGNIGECSGGPRCFKYGVTRDSILGLEVVLPNGKVIRTGGRNFKSEPGYDLTRIIVGSEGTLGLVTKAYLRILPKPITKKTMLAIYNKVEDASQTVADIVAAGIIPTTLEMMDNLLINTTEDYCHAGLPRDAGAILIIEIDGYPEDMDEQIETIREVTKKANARDFKIAQTAAEVDQIWLSRRVAFGSVARVKPCYSIQDITVPRSEFPQAIEGILKIAKDYDMIIGLVAHAGDGNLHPLVLFDQRNADEVERVHGAEEALSKLAVSLGGTMSGEHGIGVVKKKYLDVEFTPEAMEAFRKLKRTFDPANRFNPDKIISI, from the coding sequence ATGTTATCTCAAACGATTGTTGATCGACTGAAAGAGATTGTCGGAGAGAAAAACGTGGTGACCAAACCAACAGAACTCTTCGCTTATGGTTATGATGGTACATTGCTCAGCGGCGATGCAATGGGCGCAGTTTTTCCGGAAACTACGGATCAAGTGGTTGAGCTCGTTAACTATATGAATGAGCAGGATATCAAGCTAGTTCCGCGGGGTGCCGGTACCAACGTCAGCGGCGGTACTATTCCCTCGGAAAAATCCATAGTCATTAACTTTACCCGCATGACCAAAGTTCTGGAGATCGATACGGAGAACTTCGTCGCCGTGGTTGAACCCGGGGTCGTTAACTTTGACCTTCAGCAAGAACTGGAGAAGGTCGGATTTTACTATCCCCCCGATCCGTCTTCTTGGAAAGCTTCGACTCTCGGAGGAAATATCGGGGAGTGCTCCGGCGGACCTCGTTGCTTCAAATATGGGGTAACCCGTGATTCTATTTTGGGATTGGAAGTGGTCCTTCCTAACGGAAAGGTGATTCGGACCGGCGGACGGAACTTCAAAAGCGAGCCGGGTTATGATTTGACTCGCATCATTGTAGGTTCTGAGGGTACTTTAGGATTGGTCACTAAGGCTTATCTTCGTATCTTACCGAAACCCATCACCAAGAAAACCATGCTGGCCATTTATAATAAAGTCGAAGATGCTTCGCAAACGGTTGCCGATATCGTAGCAGCCGGAATTATCCCTACGACTTTGGAAATGATGGATAATCTTCTGATCAATACGACTGAAGATTACTGCCATGCAGGACTTCCCCGGGATGCGGGAGCTATTCTGATTATAGAGATTGACGGATATCCGGAAGATATGGATGAGCAAATCGAAACCATCCGTGAAGTTACGAAGAAGGCCAACGCCAGAGACTTTAAGATTGCTCAAACTGCAGCTGAAGTGGATCAAATCTGGCTTTCCCGCCGGGTTGCTTTCGGTTCGGTGGCTCGTGTTAAACCTTGCTATTCGATTCAAGATATCACGGTACCTAGAAGTGAGTTCCCACAAGCTATTGAAGGAATCCTTAAGATCGCCAAAGATTACGATATGATCATCGGTCTGGTAGCTCACGCCGGAGACGGTAACCTCCATCCTTTGGTGCTCTTCGATCAACGGAATGCCGACGAGGTTGAACGGGTTCATGGTGCAGAAGAAGCCCTGAGTAAGCTGGCTGTTTCTCTGGGTGGAACCATGAGTGGTGAACATGGCATCGGTGTGGTCAAGAAAAAATATCTTGATGTTGAATTCACTCCGGAAGCCATGGAGGCTTTCCGTAAACTTAAGAGAACCTTTGACCCAGCCAACCGCTTTAATCCCGATAAGATTATTTCCATATAA
- a CDS encoding FAD-binding oxidoreductase, with protein sequence MSNTISELKGIVGDNYVLDNPADMAQYLKGDGKPVAVVFPGDANEVSKVVKYANTQNLKISVAGLVADTKDLEGGIALIMNRMNKILEIDKKNFVVTVEPGMLHQDFIQKLEADGYLFPVEPYALDTSSVGGCFAIGDSDSKSFNYGPTRTFMMGFEMVMPTGEIMFIGNKCIKNVSGYDFIHFAVGSQGTFGIFTKILIKLLPQPAAKRAIVARFDCLQKANATFNTLIKRHIHPDRMNLLSKDLAQEVLPGEGHLVLIDLEGFNKSGTNLANEIVAILTLGGGTDVSIIEDKEAYEKVICGWLKVRQALNNAPENVLEFAVGPMKMPQALAQLKGIQGDLNSGVVVEGLLGVARLVLPKDADKMALAASVNKMAMSLGGNVTGLLGHKLMCEMFNDGEMWSETTGLLSELRRKFDPNGILNPGVNLLA encoded by the coding sequence ATGAGCAATACAATTAGTGAGTTAAAAGGGATTGTGGGCGATAATTACGTCTTGGACAATCCTGCAGATATGGCACAATATCTTAAGGGGGACGGTAAGCCGGTGGCTGTTGTTTTCCCTGGAGATGCCAATGAAGTATCGAAAGTTGTAAAATATGCTAACACACAAAATCTTAAGATCTCAGTTGCCGGACTGGTAGCTGATACGAAGGATTTAGAGGGCGGAATTGCTCTTATCATGAATCGCATGAATAAGATTCTGGAGATCGATAAGAAGAACTTCGTCGTCACGGTAGAACCCGGTATGCTTCATCAGGATTTTATCCAAAAGCTTGAGGCTGACGGATATTTGTTCCCGGTTGAGCCCTATGCTTTGGATACCAGTTCCGTGGGCGGCTGCTTTGCCATCGGGGATTCAGATTCCAAATCTTTTAACTACGGACCGACAAGAACATTTATGATGGGCTTTGAGATGGTTATGCCTACCGGTGAAATAATGTTTATCGGCAATAAATGCATTAAAAATGTTTCCGGTTATGATTTTATTCACTTTGCTGTCGGCAGCCAAGGGACCTTTGGTATCTTTACTAAAATTTTAATTAAGCTTTTACCCCAACCTGCTGCCAAGAGAGCCATTGTGGCCCGGTTTGATTGTCTTCAAAAAGCCAATGCCACCTTCAATACCCTGATTAAACGCCACATCCATCCGGATCGGATGAATCTTTTGAGCAAGGATCTGGCCCAAGAGGTTCTTCCGGGAGAAGGGCACCTGGTCCTCATCGATTTGGAAGGATTCAATAAATCCGGCACCAATTTAGCGAATGAAATCGTGGCTATCCTCACCCTAGGCGGTGGTACCGATGTCTCGATCATCGAGGATAAAGAAGCTTATGAGAAGGTTATTTGTGGCTGGCTTAAGGTTCGTCAAGCGTTGAACAACGCTCCGGAGAATGTACTGGAATTTGCTGTTGGTCCTATGAAAATGCCTCAGGCTTTGGCACAATTAAAGGGAATTCAAGGGGACCTGAACAGCGGAGTCGTGGTGGAGGGGCTCTTGGGAGTTGCACGTTTGGTTCTGCCAAAAGATGCCGACAAAATGGCTTTAGCTGCAAGTGTCAACAAAATGGCCATGTCCTTAGGTGGCAATGTTACCGGCCTCCTTGGTCATAAACTGATGTGTGAAATGTTCAATGACGGAGAGATGTGGTCGGAAACAACTGGTCTCCTCAGTGAACTTCGCAGAAAATTCGACCCCAACGGGATTCTTAATCCAGGTGTCAATCTGTTGGCTTAA
- a CDS encoding (Fe-S)-binding protein, with product MGVLAEVYEMLNTCNRCGFCHTACKTYKVDGAETMVSRGRVQLIKAVADGVIEPDADYEDSINSCLLCGECAVACPSGVSAKELVMAARRDLKLKHGVKPFVKSYALKTLANPNKLERAFKLFGGLGKNVLNKVDGMDYFRGVDIKGMNVAKVPFLNQVPERILVAQPKHKVAFYVGCFLNFSLDDTAHSVVKVLTKNDCEVIIPKEQVCCGLPQYAYGDFETAKVNARKTIDTFMAKNVDAIITACGSCAAMLKEDYLKLFADDAAYLPKVKSFCAKVKEFSEYMAEIGVDESKFHNSTPVKVTYHDPCHMVRGIKVTAQPRQMLKSLPRVEYIEMFEANRCCGASGLVQAFYHEMSTKVTREKAKNIQDSGAEVVATSCPACIMRLQGGVSMAGQRQKVMHVADLMAKAYED from the coding sequence GTGGGGGTTTTAGCAGAAGTCTATGAAATGCTAAACACGTGTAACAGATGTGGTTTCTGCCATACTGCTTGTAAAACATACAAAGTGGATGGTGCTGAAACTATGGTTTCACGGGGAAGAGTCCAACTGATCAAAGCAGTCGCTGATGGTGTAATTGAGCCTGACGCAGATTATGAAGATTCCATCAACAGTTGCTTGCTTTGCGGAGAATGTGCAGTTGCTTGCCCAAGTGGCGTCAGTGCCAAAGAATTGGTCATGGCGGCCCGGCGTGATTTGAAACTTAAACATGGCGTTAAACCTTTCGTTAAGTCCTATGCACTTAAGACCTTAGCAAACCCGAATAAGCTGGAACGAGCCTTTAAACTCTTTGGTGGTCTTGGTAAAAATGTCCTTAATAAAGTCGACGGAATGGATTATTTCCGTGGTGTGGATATTAAAGGCATGAATGTGGCTAAAGTCCCATTTTTAAATCAAGTCCCCGAAAGAATTCTCGTAGCTCAACCCAAACATAAAGTTGCCTTTTATGTGGGTTGCTTCTTAAACTTTTCACTTGATGATACCGCTCATTCGGTAGTTAAAGTTTTAACTAAAAATGACTGTGAAGTCATTATTCCTAAAGAACAGGTCTGCTGCGGATTGCCCCAGTATGCTTATGGGGATTTTGAGACTGCAAAGGTGAATGCCCGCAAGACCATTGACACATTTATGGCCAAAAATGTGGATGCTATCATTACAGCCTGTGGTTCCTGTGCAGCAATGCTCAAGGAAGACTATCTTAAACTCTTTGCCGATGATGCGGCTTATCTCCCCAAGGTAAAGAGTTTCTGCGCTAAAGTCAAAGAATTCTCCGAGTATATGGCGGAAATCGGTGTTGATGAAAGCAAATTCCATAACTCTACTCCGGTTAAGGTAACTTACCACGATCCCTGCCATATGGTTCGGGGAATTAAAGTTACAGCACAGCCTCGTCAGATGTTAAAGAGCCTGCCAAGAGTAGAATATATCGAGATGTTTGAAGCCAACCGCTGCTGTGGAGCTTCCGGATTAGTTCAGGCATTCTACCATGAAATGTCCACCAAGGTTACTCGAGAGAAGGCCAAGAACATTCAAGACAGCGGAGCGGAAGTGGTGGCTACCAGCTGTCCAGCATGTATCATGAGATTGCAAGGCGGAGTCAGCATGGCCGGTCAAAGACAAAAAGTAATGCATGTAGCTGATTTGATGGCTAAAGCTTACGAGGACTAG
- a CDS encoding IclR family transcriptional regulator — MAEKYVQTLERSLDILEVLAHTEEPLGVTEIGNRISLHKSTVHRILQTLCYRGYVEKEKNSERYKLGIKIVELGIRFFNDLEIRKVAGPILEDLAKSLDEVVHLVLHDDGEVVYIDKRESSHVVSMRSKVGRRAPMHCTAVGKALLSTMSEEEVMRILETKGMPGFTPNTLIESAKLLENLEEIRNTQISVEFEENEIGIICLGTPVYDFSGRAIGAISVSGPAARMREKGIEHIGQELKRSGEIVSAKLGYSYYKK; from the coding sequence GTGGCAGAAAAATATGTACAAACTTTAGAACGTTCGTTGGATATACTCGAGGTTCTTGCCCATACTGAGGAGCCTTTAGGGGTTACCGAGATTGGTAACCGTATTAGTCTCCATAAAAGTACGGTACATCGGATTTTGCAGACCTTGTGTTATCGGGGATATGTTGAGAAAGAAAAAAACAGTGAACGCTATAAGCTGGGGATTAAAATCGTGGAACTGGGGATTCGCTTCTTTAATGATCTGGAGATTCGTAAGGTGGCCGGACCTATCCTGGAAGATTTAGCGAAATCGCTGGATGAAGTGGTTCACTTAGTTCTTCACGATGACGGTGAAGTGGTCTATATCGACAAAAGAGAAAGTTCCCATGTGGTAAGTATGCGCTCTAAGGTCGGACGTAGAGCCCCTATGCATTGTACAGCTGTAGGGAAGGCACTTCTTTCGACAATGTCTGAGGAAGAAGTCATGAGAATTCTAGAGACTAAGGGAATGCCTGGCTTTACTCCCAATACCCTGATAGAGTCTGCAAAGCTCTTGGAAAATCTGGAAGAAATCCGCAACACTCAGATTTCGGTTGAGTTTGAAGAAAATGAGATCGGGATTATTTGCTTGGGTACTCCTGTCTACGATTTTTCGGGACGGGCCATTGGGGCTATTAGTGTCTCCGGTCCGGCAGCGAGAATGAGAGAAAAAGGCATTGAGCATATAGGACAAGAACTGAAACGTAGCGGGGAAATTGTGTCCGCAAAATTAGGATACAGCTACTATAAAAAGTAG
- the rph gene encoding ribonuclease PH yields the protein MKRFNGREAFELRPVKLTRGFTHIPEGSVLIEVGQTRVICTATVEEKVPPFKKGTGTGWVTAEYSMLPRATQTRNPRESSKGKLTGRTMEIQRLIGRALRSVVDLKKLGERTIWLDCDVIQADGGTRTASITGAYVALVDAVNHLLAKGVLKEDPILDSLAAVSVGKVNGMALLDLAYEEDSKAEVDMNVVMTGQGKFVEIQGTAEDIPFGREELNQFLELAEKGIQELMEIQKAALQVL from the coding sequence ATGAAGCGTTTTAATGGCCGGGAGGCCTTTGAACTAAGACCGGTTAAGCTGACCCGGGGGTTTACTCATATTCCCGAAGGCTCTGTGCTTATAGAGGTTGGTCAGACAAGAGTGATTTGTACCGCTACCGTTGAAGAGAAGGTGCCGCCTTTTAAAAAAGGCACGGGTACGGGCTGGGTTACGGCAGAATATTCCATGCTTCCCCGAGCTACTCAGACTCGGAATCCCCGTGAGTCCAGCAAGGGTAAGTTGACCGGCCGGACTATGGAGATTCAGCGTTTAATCGGGAGAGCCTTACGTTCGGTGGTGGATCTTAAAAAACTTGGGGAAAGAACCATTTGGCTGGATTGTGATGTGATTCAGGCTGATGGAGGGACCAGGACTGCTTCCATTACCGGAGCCTATGTGGCCTTAGTGGATGCGGTGAATCATCTGTTAGCAAAAGGAGTGCTCAAAGAAGACCCCATTCTTGATTCTCTGGCTGCGGTTTCTGTGGGAAAAGTTAATGGCATGGCCCTTCTGGATCTTGCCTATGAGGAAGACTCTAAGGCAGAGGTGGACATGAATGTGGTGATGACAGGGCAAGGGAAATTTGTGGAGATTCAAGGAACTGCTGAGGATATTCCCTTTGGCCGGGAGGAATTAAATCAGTTTTTAGAGTTGGCGGAGAAGGGTATTCAAGAACTAATGGAAATACAAAAGGCTGCTTTGCAAGTGCTTTAA